A part of Entelurus aequoreus isolate RoL-2023_Sb linkage group LG10, RoL_Eaeq_v1.1, whole genome shotgun sequence genomic DNA contains:
- the zgc:154093 gene encoding cdc42 effector protein 2: MPAKTPIYLKTTTPKKGKKLRLRDVLSGDMISPPLGDVRHSAHVGPEGQGDMFGDVGFLQGKMDMLPAAAVRVNSEDQRSLSADRGPGDAGAAKQDSNRHDYSFNGFHYQHSSSGLLKSTVSMPVFVAHEQAPPKPPRLHLLPAEVNHKQRPSMALRENGVAALSTDMSLSAAVCRLVPSSGSFSEASSEESMSDPCGPMDAQRGLSLDSDAGLSNEDLRSDRSDSPCGHFHIVPSASVPRSDSMMGLDLDLGPSILEDVLVIMDRYKNVDHRCEL, from the coding sequence ATGCCCGCCAAGACCCCCATCTACCTGAAGACCACTACGCCCAAGAAAGGCAAGAAGCTGAGGCTGCGCGACGTCCTGTCAGGAGACATGATCAGCCCGCCGCTGGGCGACGTGCGCCACAGCGCCCACGTGGGGCCGGAGGGGCAGGGGGACATGTTCGGGGATGTGGGCTTCCTGCAGGGAAAGATGGACATGCTGCCGGCGGCGGCGGTGCGAGTCAACAGCGAGGACCAGCGCTCGCTCAGCGCGGACAGAGGACCGGGGGACGCCGGGGCCGCCAAGCAGGACTCCAACAGACATGACTATTCCTTCAATGGCTTCCACTATCAGCACTCGTCTTCCGGCTTGTTGAAGTCCACCGTCTCCATGCCCGTCTTTGTGGCCCACGAACAAGCTCCGCCCAAACCGCCCCGCCTACACCTGCTGCCCGCGGAGGTCAACCACAAGCAGCGTCCTTCCATGGCGCTCCGTGAGAACGGCGTGGCGGCTCTCTCAACCGACATGTCCCTCTCAGCCGCCGTCTGCAGGCTGGTCCCCTCCTCGGGCTCCTTCTCGGAGGCCTCGTCAGAGGAGTCCATGTCGGACCCCTGCGGACCGATGGACGCCCAACGAGGCCTCAGTCTCGACTCCGACGCCGGCCTGAGCAACGAGGATCTGAGGAGCGATCGCAGCGATTCGCCGTGCGGCCACTTCCACATCGTCCCCTCCGCCAGCGTCCCGCGCTCGGACTCCATGATGGGTCTGGACCTGGACCTGGGCCCTTCCATCCTGGAGGACGTGCTGGTGATCATGGACCGCTACAAGAATGTGGACCACCGCTGTGAGCTGTGA